Proteins from a single region of Campylobacter concisus:
- a CDS encoding TRAP transporter large permease, which translates to MTIAFLFILLFALMLIGVPVAVSLGTSTVLTMIFFTDIDIATIPQLIFDGINKFSLMAIPMFILAGNLLSKGGSARRIIDFAKSMVGHLPGGLPMSAIFACIIFAAVSGSSPATVVAIGSIMFAAIKEAGYPKEYAVGGITTAGSLGILIPPSVVMIVYGVTAEVSIGKLFMAGVVPGLMLGAFMLVQTYVGAKKLGFKATKAEPFKVRVQKFAKAFWALLIVVVVIGGIYGGIFTPTEAAAASAVYALFISLFIYRDIKIKDLWDICLDSALTTAMIFFIIANAVVFAYLLTSEQIPQAIASMILDANIGMIGFLIFVNILLFIMGQFMEPSSVIMIMVPLLLPISTQLGIDPIHFGIILVVNMEIGMVTPPVGLNLFVASGLTNMNLKEVIMACLPWTLTLFFGLILVTYIPQISLWLPNIMYGH; encoded by the coding sequence ATGACAATAGCATTTTTATTTATCCTACTTTTTGCACTGATGCTAATAGGCGTGCCAGTGGCTGTTTCACTGGGAACTAGCACTGTTTTAACGATGATATTTTTTACAGACATAGACATCGCTACGATCCCACAGCTTATATTTGATGGTATCAATAAATTTTCGCTAATGGCGATACCGATGTTTATCTTGGCTGGAAATTTACTAAGTAAAGGCGGCTCAGCAAGGCGTATTATCGACTTTGCAAAGTCTATGGTCGGACACTTGCCAGGTGGTTTGCCTATGAGTGCGATATTTGCCTGCATCATCTTTGCAGCGGTCTCTGGAAGCTCGCCTGCGACGGTTGTAGCTATTGGCTCAATTATGTTTGCAGCGATAAAAGAGGCTGGCTATCCAAAAGAGTACGCAGTGGGCGGCATAACAACGGCTGGCTCGCTTGGAATTTTGATCCCACCTTCAGTTGTTATGATAGTTTATGGCGTAACTGCTGAGGTAAGTATTGGTAAGCTCTTTATGGCGGGTGTTGTGCCAGGTCTTATGCTTGGAGCTTTTATGCTCGTTCAAACCTATGTTGGCGCAAAAAAGCTTGGCTTTAAAGCTACTAAGGCTGAGCCATTTAAAGTAAGAGTGCAAAAATTTGCAAAAGCATTTTGGGCTTTACTAATCGTCGTCGTAGTCATTGGCGGAATTTATGGAGGCATATTCACTCCTACTGAAGCTGCTGCGGCAAGTGCGGTCTATGCGCTATTTATCTCACTTTTTATCTATAGAGATATAAAGATAAAAGATCTTTGGGACATCTGCCTAGACTCGGCTCTTACAACAGCTATGATATTTTTCATTATCGCAAACGCCGTTGTTTTTGCATATTTGCTAACTAGCGAGCAGATCCCTCAAGCGATCGCTTCGATGATACTTGACGCAAATATTGGTATGATAGGATTTTTGATATTTGTAAATATCCTGCTCTTTATCATGGGTCAATTTATGGAGCCTTCAAGCGTTATCATGATCATGGTGCCACTATTGCTTCCGATTTCAACGCAACTTGGCATAGATCCGATACATTTTGGCATTATCTTAGTTGTAAATATGGAGATAGGTATGGTGACTCCGCCTGTTGGACTAAATTTATTTGTCGCAAGCGGTCTTACAAATATGAACTTAAAAGAGGTCATCATGGCATGCTTGCCTTGGACACTTACTTTGTTCTTTGGCCTTATCTTGGTTACTTATATACCACAAATTTCTCTTTGGTTGCCAAACATAATGTATGGACATTAA